One window from the genome of Streptomyces sp. NBC_01476 encodes:
- a CDS encoding MarR family winged helix-turn-helix transcriptional regulator — MSTAAERTTSPQPMNPDEEAFLRALGRVMTLLPRAIDADMMRDRQMPLSEYTALMNLSEAPGRQMRMNELATACMLSLSGMTRVVTRLESRGLAERVKCDEDARGLNAVLTDAGLARLREAWPAHLASVRRHVMDHLEGADLAAFTAVLNRFPL, encoded by the coding sequence ATGTCCACCGCAGCGGAGCGCACCACGTCACCCCAGCCCATGAACCCGGACGAGGAAGCGTTTCTGCGTGCCCTCGGCCGGGTGATGACTCTCCTGCCACGGGCGATCGACGCGGACATGATGCGGGACCGGCAGATGCCGCTCTCCGAATACACCGCGCTGATGAACCTCTCGGAGGCGCCGGGCCGGCAGATGCGGATGAACGAGCTGGCCACCGCGTGCATGCTCTCGCTGAGCGGGATGACCCGGGTGGTCACCCGGCTGGAGAGCCGGGGGCTGGCCGAGCGGGTCAAGTGCGACGAGGACGCCCGCGGGCTCAACGCCGTACTGACCGACGCGGGCCTGGCCCGGCTCCGCGAGGCGTGGCCGGCCCATCTGGCCAGTGTCCGCCGTCACGTGATGGACCACCTCGAAGGTGCCGACCTCGCCGCCTTCACCGCGGTCCTCAACCGCTTCCCGCTCTGA
- a CDS encoding NADPH-dependent FMN reductase: protein MTRIGIILGSTRPGRNGEAVARWVTEIAQRRTDAEYELVDLLDYKLPHLDEAIPPSMGQYSQPHTQEWAAKIASFDGYVMVTPEYNHSTSGALKNAIDFLYGEWNNKAVGFVSYGSAGGTRAVEHLRLIAGELQMADVRAQVALSLFTDFENFSVFKPTDFQHDALTVTLDQVVAWSTALAPLRAAA from the coding sequence ATGACCAGGATCGGAATCATCCTCGGCAGCACCCGCCCCGGACGGAACGGGGAGGCCGTCGCCCGCTGGGTCACCGAGATCGCGCAGCGGCGCACCGACGCCGAGTACGAACTCGTCGACCTGCTCGACTACAAGCTGCCGCACCTCGACGAGGCGATCCCGCCGTCGATGGGCCAGTACAGCCAGCCGCACACCCAGGAGTGGGCCGCCAAGATCGCTTCCTTCGACGGCTACGTCATGGTCACCCCGGAGTACAACCACTCCACCTCGGGCGCCCTGAAGAACGCCATCGACTTCCTCTACGGCGAGTGGAACAACAAGGCGGTCGGCTTCGTCAGCTACGGCTCGGCCGGCGGCACCCGCGCGGTCGAGCACCTGCGGCTGATCGCCGGCGAACTGCAGATGGCCGACGTCCGGGCCCAGGTCGCCCTGTCGCTCTTCACCGACTTCGAGAACTTCAGCGTCTTCAAGCCGACGGACTTCCAGCACGACGCCCTCACCGTCACCCTCGACCAGGTGGTGGCCTGGAGCACGGCGCTCGCGCCGCTGCGCGCCGCCGCCTGA
- a CDS encoding Asp23/Gls24 family envelope stress response protein, which translates to MATTENPTSTISNRKKELPGKTSIADSVVATIAGIAAREVDGVYAMGAGASRAVGAMRDRVARSVDPTRGVKVEVGEKQAALDLDIVVLYGTAIGDAAAEIRYEVATAVERMTGLEVVEININARDVHVPGDDSDDEEDEARVH; encoded by the coding sequence ATGGCAACCACCGAGAACCCGACCTCCACCATCTCGAACCGGAAGAAGGAATTGCCCGGTAAAACCTCCATTGCCGATTCTGTGGTGGCCACGATCGCCGGAATTGCCGCGCGTGAGGTCGACGGGGTCTACGCGATGGGCGCGGGTGCTTCCCGGGCAGTGGGCGCCATGCGGGACCGGGTCGCACGCTCGGTGGACCCCACCCGTGGTGTGAAGGTGGAGGTCGGCGAGAAGCAGGCCGCCCTGGACCTCGACATCGTGGTGCTCTACGGCACCGCCATCGGCGACGCCGCGGCCGAGATCCGCTACGAGGTGGCGACCGCCGTCGAGCGGATGACCGGACTGGAGGTCGTCGAGATCAACATCAACGCGCGGGACGTCCATGTCCCCGGCGACGACAGTGACGACGAAGAGGACGAGGCCCGGGTCCACTGA
- a CDS encoding SRPBCC family protein: MSGQFEATTEIARPIEEVFAFLGDGTNDPKFSPRVQEIEKVPEGPTAVGTIFRSTVKDAGMTSKREFRITEFEAPTKVRWTETSKNSVTATEGGYDLEPTADGGTKVRIHNTLEGHGIGKLLVGLALSAARKDAPAFGERIKKAVEES; this comes from the coding sequence ATGAGCGGACAGTTCGAAGCGACCACCGAGATTGCCCGGCCCATCGAGGAAGTATTCGCATTTCTCGGGGACGGCACGAACGACCCGAAGTTCAGCCCCCGGGTGCAGGAGATCGAGAAGGTTCCGGAGGGCCCTACCGCGGTCGGCACGATCTTCCGCAGTACGGTCAAGGACGCCGGAATGACCAGCAAACGGGAGTTCCGTATCACCGAGTTCGAAGCGCCCACCAAAGTGCGCTGGACCGAAACGTCGAAGAACTCGGTGACGGCGACCGAGGGCGGGTACGACCTGGAACCCACCGCCGACGGCGGCACCAAAGTGCGGATCCACAACACCCTCGAAGGGCACGGCATCGGCAAGCTCCTCGTCGGCCTCGCGCTGAGCGCGGCCCGCAAGGACGCGCCGGCCTTCGGCGAGCGGATCAAGAAGGCGGTCGAGGAGTCCTGA
- a CDS encoding GNAT family N-acetyltransferase, which produces MTRALIRPAAAEDAAAIAHVHVTSREATMPYLPPRRRTDEQVVAWVRDIVLPGAAVWVAETDGAVVGYAAVADGVLDALYLLPGVRRQGIGTLLLRQAQAHCPAGLSLFVFQKNTGARAFYAHHGFTVADTNDGSRNMEREPDMTMRWEPVTNGTRTDG; this is translated from the coding sequence GTGACCCGAGCCCTCATCCGCCCGGCCGCCGCGGAAGACGCCGCCGCCATCGCGCACGTCCATGTCACCTCCCGCGAGGCGACGATGCCGTACCTCCCGCCGCGCCGCCGTACCGACGAGCAAGTCGTGGCGTGGGTACGGGACATCGTGCTGCCCGGGGCGGCCGTCTGGGTGGCCGAGACGGACGGCGCCGTGGTCGGGTACGCGGCCGTCGCGGACGGCGTGCTGGACGCGCTCTACCTGCTGCCCGGCGTGCGCCGCCAGGGCATCGGCACCCTGCTGCTGCGTCAGGCGCAGGCGCACTGCCCGGCCGGCCTGTCGCTCTTCGTCTTCCAGAAGAACACCGGGGCCCGCGCTTTCTACGCCCACCACGGCTTCACCGTGGCCGACACGAACGACGGCTCCCGGAACATGGAGCGGGAACCGGATATGACGATGCGGTGGGAACCGGTGACCAACGGCACACGTACTGACGGGTAA
- a CDS encoding HpcH/HpaI aldolase/citrate lyase family protein: protein MRSAKDFFRPLAVGAPAPVREVPFRPSRMIHFFDPGNEKMAAKIPALVPQVDVALGNLEDAVPADRKEAARSGLVRIARATDFGATQLWTRVNSLDSPWALDDLLTLVTEIGDKLDVIMVPKVEGAQDIHYVDRLLAQLEAKAGVTRPILVHAILETATGVAAVEEIAGASPRMQGISLGPADLAASRRMKTTRVGGGHPGYLVRADPDGDRPRATYQQDLWHYTIARMVDACAAHGILPYYGPFGDIQDVTACEDQFRNAFLLGCVGAWSLHPVQIGIARRVFSPAPQDVAWARRVIDAMGDGTGAVMIDGKMQDDATYKQCQVVAELADALAARDPELAEAYAAALKEAQR, encoded by the coding sequence ATGCGCTCGGCCAAGGACTTCTTCCGTCCCCTGGCAGTGGGGGCACCCGCCCCCGTGCGCGAAGTGCCGTTCCGGCCCTCGCGGATGATCCACTTCTTCGACCCCGGCAACGAGAAGATGGCCGCCAAGATCCCCGCCCTCGTCCCCCAGGTGGACGTGGCGCTGGGCAACCTGGAGGACGCCGTCCCGGCCGACCGCAAGGAGGCGGCGAGGTCGGGCCTGGTACGGATCGCCCGCGCCACGGACTTCGGCGCCACCCAGCTGTGGACGCGCGTCAACAGCCTCGACTCCCCGTGGGCGCTGGACGACCTGCTGACCCTGGTCACCGAGATCGGCGACAAGCTCGACGTGATCATGGTCCCCAAGGTCGAGGGCGCCCAGGACATCCACTACGTGGACCGGCTGCTGGCCCAGCTGGAGGCGAAGGCCGGCGTGACCCGGCCGATCCTCGTGCACGCCATCCTGGAGACCGCGACCGGTGTGGCAGCCGTCGAGGAGATCGCCGGCGCCAGCCCCCGGATGCAGGGCATCTCGCTCGGCCCCGCCGACCTCGCCGCCAGCCGGCGGATGAAGACCACCCGGGTCGGCGGCGGCCACCCCGGCTACCTGGTCCGTGCGGACCCCGACGGCGACCGGCCCCGGGCCACCTACCAGCAGGACCTGTGGCACTACACGATCGCGAGGATGGTCGACGCGTGTGCGGCGCACGGCATCCTCCCGTACTACGGCCCCTTCGGGGACATCCAGGACGTCACCGCCTGCGAGGACCAGTTCCGCAACGCCTTCCTGCTCGGCTGCGTCGGCGCCTGGTCGCTGCACCCGGTGCAGATCGGCATCGCCCGGAGGGTGTTCTCGCCCGCCCCGCAGGACGTGGCCTGGGCACGCCGGGTGATCGACGCCATGGGCGACGGGACCGGCGCGGTGATGATCGACGGCAAGATGCAGGACGACGCCACGTACAAGCAGTGCCAGGTGGTGGCGGAACTCGCGGACGCGCTCGCCGCCCGCGACCCGGAACTCGCCGAGGCGTACGCCGCGGCGCTCAAGGAGGCCCAGCGATGA
- a CDS encoding HpcH/HpaI aldolase/citrate lyase family protein codes for MTEPRPRRSVLYMPGANERALEKARTLPTDALILDLEDSVAPDAKAGARKRVAAAAASGEYGPREVTIRVNAPGTPWHTEDLKAAAEAGPDAVVVPKVDSADTVRRIVAALEAGGAPDRTAVWAMIETPEAVFEARAIAAASERLTVLVLGTNDLVKELRAEHVPGRAPLLTALSLVLLAARVTGKTVLDGVYNDVQDLAGFEAETLQSRQLGFDGKTLIHPKQLEPCNRIFTPTDAEVDRSRRIIAAFEEATSQGRGVVTVDGRMIENLHVDEARRVLAVVEAVRDR; via the coding sequence ATGACCGAACCGCGCCCGCGCCGCTCCGTCCTCTACATGCCGGGCGCCAACGAGCGCGCCCTGGAGAAGGCCAGGACCCTGCCCACCGACGCGCTCATCCTCGACCTGGAGGACTCGGTGGCGCCGGACGCCAAGGCCGGCGCCCGCAAGCGGGTCGCGGCGGCCGCGGCGAGCGGCGAGTACGGCCCCCGGGAGGTCACCATCCGGGTCAACGCCCCCGGCACCCCCTGGCACACCGAGGACCTCAAGGCCGCCGCCGAGGCGGGCCCTGACGCGGTGGTGGTGCCCAAGGTCGACTCGGCCGACACCGTACGGCGGATCGTGGCGGCGCTGGAGGCCGGCGGCGCCCCGGACCGCACCGCCGTCTGGGCGATGATCGAGACACCCGAGGCGGTCTTCGAGGCGCGGGCCATCGCCGCCGCCTCCGAACGGCTCACCGTACTGGTGCTCGGCACCAACGACCTCGTCAAGGAACTGCGGGCCGAGCACGTCCCGGGCCGGGCCCCGCTGCTCACCGCGCTGTCGCTGGTGCTGCTCGCGGCCCGGGTCACCGGCAAGACCGTCTTGGACGGTGTCTACAACGACGTTCAGGACCTGGCCGGCTTCGAGGCCGAGACGCTGCAGAGCCGGCAGCTCGGCTTCGACGGCAAGACGCTGATCCATCCGAAGCAACTGGAGCCGTGTAACCGGATCTTCACGCCGACCGACGCCGAAGTGGACAGGTCCCGCCGTATCATCGCCGCGTTCGAAGAGGCCACGTCACAGGGGCGCGGAGTGGTCACGGTGGACGGCAGGATGATCGAGAACCTCCATGTGGACGAGGCCCGCCGGGTGCTGGCGGTGGTCGAGGCGGTCCGGGACCGCTGA